From Sphingomonas nostoxanthinifaciens, a single genomic window includes:
- the clpB gene encoding ATP-dependent chaperone ClpB, translating into MNFDKFTDRAKGFLQAAQTVAIRMSHQGITPEHLLKALLEDEQGMASGLIQKAGGDPRRALSETDLALAKIPAVSGSGAQAQPGMNNDLVRVLDQAEQVAQKAGDSFVTVERMLLALALSLNTPAGKALQAAGVKPEAINAAINELRGGRSADTASAEDRYDALKKFARDLTEAAREGKLDPVIGRDEEIRRTIQILARRTKNNPVLIGEPGTGKTAIAEGLALRIANGDVPDGLKDRKLMALDMGSLIAGAKYRGEFEERLKGVLDEVKQADGHIVLFIDEMHTLVGAGKSEGAMDAGNLLKPALARGELHCIGATTLDEYRKYVEKDPALQRRFQPVFVGEPTVEDTISILRGLKEKYELHHGVRIADGAIVAAATLSNRYITDRFLPDKAIDLMDEAASRLRMEVESKPEEIEALDRRIMRMKIEREALTRETDQASRDRLGSLDYDLAQLEQQSAELTQRWQAEKEKLNAETRIKEQLDQARVALDQAQRGGDWTRAGELSYGTIPALEKQLAEAQSAAQGAMVREEVTSEDIAGIVSRWTGVPVERMLQGEREKLIRMEEVLGKRVIGQQDAVAAVSRAVRRARAGLQDPNRPLGSFLFLGPTGVGKTELTKALAGFLFDDDSAMVRIDMSEFMEKHAVARLIGAPPGYVGYEEGGVLTEAVRRRPYQVILFDEVEKAHGDVFNVLLQVLDDGRLTDGQGRTVDFTNTLIILTSNLGSQYLASLPDDVPAETVEPQVMEVVRGHFRPEFLNRLDEIILFHRLGQSHMGPIVDIQIGRVQRLLKDRKIALSLSDEARDWLGRVGYDPVYGARPLKRAVQKYLQDPLAEAILRGEVPDGSVVTVTDADGKLALHVA; encoded by the coding sequence TTGAACTTCGACAAATTCACCGATCGCGCGAAGGGCTTTCTCCAGGCCGCACAGACCGTTGCGATCCGCATGAGCCACCAGGGCATCACGCCCGAGCATCTGTTGAAGGCGTTGCTCGAGGACGAGCAGGGCATGGCGTCCGGGCTGATCCAGAAAGCCGGCGGCGATCCGCGGCGCGCGCTGAGCGAGACCGACCTCGCGCTCGCCAAGATCCCGGCCGTATCGGGCTCGGGCGCGCAGGCGCAGCCGGGCATGAACAACGATCTGGTGCGTGTGCTGGATCAGGCCGAGCAGGTCGCGCAGAAGGCCGGCGACAGCTTCGTCACGGTCGAGCGCATGCTGCTCGCGCTCGCGCTGTCCCTCAACACCCCCGCCGGCAAGGCGCTGCAGGCGGCAGGGGTAAAGCCCGAGGCGATCAACGCTGCGATCAACGAGCTACGCGGCGGCCGCTCCGCCGACACCGCCTCGGCCGAGGACCGCTACGACGCGCTCAAGAAGTTCGCGCGCGACCTCACCGAGGCGGCGCGCGAAGGCAAGCTCGACCCGGTGATCGGTCGCGACGAGGAGATTCGCCGCACCATCCAGATCCTCGCCCGGCGCACCAAGAACAATCCCGTGCTGATCGGCGAGCCCGGCACCGGCAAGACCGCGATCGCCGAAGGCCTCGCGTTGCGCATCGCCAATGGCGACGTGCCCGACGGCCTCAAGGACCGCAAGCTGATGGCGCTCGACATGGGCAGCCTGATTGCTGGCGCGAAGTATCGCGGCGAGTTCGAGGAGCGGCTGAAAGGCGTGCTCGACGAGGTGAAGCAGGCCGACGGGCATATCGTGCTGTTCATCGACGAGATGCACACGCTGGTCGGCGCGGGTAAATCCGAAGGCGCGATGGACGCGGGCAACCTGCTCAAGCCCGCCTTGGCGCGCGGCGAGCTGCACTGCATCGGCGCGACCACGCTCGACGAATATCGGAAGTATGTCGAGAAGGATCCCGCGCTCCAGCGGCGGTTCCAGCCGGTGTTCGTCGGCGAGCCGACGGTCGAGGATACGATCTCGATCCTGCGCGGGCTGAAGGAGAAATACGAGCTGCACCACGGCGTGCGCATCGCCGACGGCGCGATCGTCGCGGCGGCGACCCTGTCGAACCGCTACATCACCGACCGCTTCCTGCCCGACAAGGCGATCGACCTGATGGACGAGGCCGCGTCGCGGCTGCGGATGGAGGTGGAGAGCAAGCCCGAGGAGATCGAGGCGCTCGACCGCCGCATCATGCGGATGAAGATCGAGCGCGAGGCGCTGACCCGCGAGACCGATCAGGCGTCGCGCGACCGGCTCGGCAGCCTCGACTACGATCTCGCCCAGCTCGAGCAGCAGTCGGCCGAACTGACCCAGCGCTGGCAGGCGGAGAAGGAAAAGCTCAACGCCGAGACGCGGATCAAGGAGCAGCTCGACCAGGCGCGCGTGGCGCTCGATCAGGCGCAGCGCGGCGGCGACTGGACCCGCGCCGGCGAGCTTTCCTATGGCACGATCCCCGCGCTGGAGAAGCAGCTCGCCGAGGCGCAGTCCGCCGCGCAGGGCGCGATGGTGCGCGAGGAGGTGACCAGCGAGGATATCGCCGGCATCGTCAGCCGCTGGACCGGCGTGCCGGTCGAGCGGATGCTGCAGGGCGAGCGCGAAAAGCTGATCCGCATGGAAGAGGTGCTGGGCAAGCGCGTCATCGGCCAGCAGGATGCGGTCGCGGCGGTCAGCCGCGCGGTGCGGCGCGCGCGCGCCGGGCTGCAGGATCCGAACCGGCCGCTGGGCAGCTTCCTGTTCCTCGGCCCGACCGGCGTCGGCAAGACCGAGCTGACCAAGGCGCTGGCCGGCTTCCTGTTCGACGACGACAGCGCGATGGTGCGCATCGACATGAGCGAGTTCATGGAGAAGCACGCCGTCGCCCGCCTGATCGGTGCCCCGCCGGGCTATGTCGGCTATGAGGAGGGCGGCGTGCTGACCGAGGCGGTGCGGCGCCGGCCGTATCAGGTGATCCTGTTCGACGAGGTGGAGAAGGCGCATGGCGACGTCTTCAACGTCCTGCTGCAGGTGCTCGACGACGGGCGGCTGACCGACGGGCAGGGGCGCACGGTGGATTTCACCAACACGCTCATCATCCTGACGTCGAACCTCGGCTCGCAATATCTGGCGAGCCTGCCCGACGACGTGCCGGCCGAGACGGTCGAGCCGCAGGTGATGGAGGTCGTGCGCGGGCATTTCCGGCCCGAATTCCTGAACCGGCTGGACGAGATCATCCTGTTCCACCGTCTGGGCCAGAGCCATATGGGCCCGATCGTCGACATCCAGATCGGCCGCGTCCAGCGGCTGCTGAAGGACCGCAAGATCGCGCTCAGCCTGAGCGACGAGGCGCGCGACTGGCTCGGCCGCGTGGGTTACGACCCGGTTTACGGCGCGCGACCGCTGAAACGCGCGGTGCAGAAATATCTGCAGGATCCGCTCGCGGAGGCGATCCTGCGCGGCGAGGTGCCCGACGGATCGGTCGTCACCGTGACCGACGCCGACGGCAAGCTCGCGCTGCACGTGGCGTAA